A genomic window from Fusarium falciforme chromosome 2, complete sequence includes:
- a CDS encoding Zn(2)-C6 fungal-type domain-containing protein — translation MSKSDQLSPHTASERGSASSVRSRRSHTKSRHGCVRCKQGRKKCDERRPQCSRCVDRNLPCEYAQPAKVVRNLDSSPSPASSAWSRLQSLTIPTPNYAHSTVTLGSTSSVSPSLSPAPPSVNVDFELLQANAQQSSNLNATELELLSHYLSHTARSLAFDSQDLYALQVGFPNLAFRSKPVMSSILALAAVCKCNDMIVQSGTRQPDQDQLQKLLTLADEHHRESLRQTQADIPYADHYDHIVANAPLMVLYASASRCVRIRLAQFSAQDDDSCSDSGSTEWQWMSLIRAAHSAYTGLPSSKQSAEPSQSSAEGLSAPSFAHQSFATETALAEDGPSRQTRDLLLPIIAATSGNALEKLRARAHMIEPIADMASWEDMLNGDGNLPQQTESWSNDIHACLMSLDVLSDIMNEVFHPNSETSPYSLPESPPFGQVSGVSPWLRKYLSRVTYSSPSKPWRRTIMWFLNRVPAEYLSLVQTSLDLVPNGQIEPCLDPSLGMQETNSVSQLAIDIFAHWLVLVMLLDGVWWIGGIGAWELGRVMSCMGNQDWLGQFQEKKEDWWPKSMYNIATEIRKHV, via the exons ACGGCTGCGTGAGATGTAAACAGGGCAGAAAAAAG TGTGATGAGCGCAGACCGCAGTGCTCGCGATGCGTGGATCGAAACCTCCCTTGTGAATATGCCCAACCTGCCAAAGTGGTGCGGAATTTGGACTCCTCTCCGTCGCCCGCTAGCAGTGCCTGGAGCCGGCTTCAGAGCCTGACTATTCCTACCCCTAACTACGCACACTCAACTGTCACATTGGGCTCGACATCAAGCGTTTCTCCAAGTCtgtctccagctcctccaagcGTTAATGTGGACTTTGAGTTGCTACAAGCCAACGCGCAACAATCAAGTAATCTCAACGCGACAGAGCTCGAACTACTTAGCCACTACCTCTCCCACACGGCCCGCTCCCTCGCCTTCGACAGCCAGGATCTGTACGCGTTACAAGTTGGCTTCCCCAACCTCGCCTTCCGCAGCAAACCTGTAATGAGCTCAATACTCGCACTCGCAGCTGTATGCAAGTGTAACGACATGATTGTGCAGTCCGGTACACGGCAGCCCGACCAAGATCAGCTCCAAAAGCTTCTGACTCTTGCGGATGAGCACCACAGGGAGTCACTACGCCAGACACAAGCCGACATTCCGTATGCCGACCATTACGATCACATCGTGGCAAATGCACCATTGATGGTGCTCTATGCCTCGGCCAGCCGTTGTGTCCGTATACGGCTTGCTCAGTTCTCTGCCCAAGATGATGACTCATGTTCTGACTCGGGCTCTACTGAATGGCAATGGATGTCCCTCATCCGAGCAGCGCATTCGGCATATACCGGACTCCCCAGCTCAAAACAGAGCGCTGAGCCTTCACAGAGCTCGGCCGAGGGTCTATCAGCACCCAGTTTCGCACACCAGTCCTTCGCCACCGAGACAGCCTTGGCCGAGGACGGACCCAGCAGGCAAACAAGAGATCTACTTCTTCCCATAATAGCAGCTACTTCCGGAAATGCCCTCGAAAAGCTGCGTGCCAGAGCACACATGATCGAACCTATTGCAGACATGGCGTCTTGGGAAGATATGCTCAACGGAGACGGAAATCTTCCACAGCAGACCGAATCGTGGAGTAACGACATCCATGCCTGCTTGATGTCTCTGGATGTCCTCAGTGACATCATGAACGAGGTGTTTCACCCCAACTCGGAAACGTCACCCTATTCTCTGCCGGAATCTCCTCCATTCGGTCAGGTATCTGGAGTTTCTCCATGGTTGAGGAAGTATCTCAGCCGTGTGACTTATTCCTCTCCTTCCAAGCCATGGAGAAGAACCATCATGTGGTTCTTGAACCGAGTTCCGGCAGAATATCTCAGCCTCGTTCAGACAAGTCTTGATCTGGTCCCCAACGGTCAGATCGAACCTTGCCTTGATCCTAGTCTTGGGATGCAAGAAACCAATAGCGTGTCTCAACTCGCTATAGACATCTTTGCCCACTGGCTCGTTCTTGTGATGCTGCTTGATGGAGTCTGGTGGATTGGCGGCATCGGAGCTTGGGAGCTGGGCCGAGTCATGTCTTGCATGGGCAATCAAGATTGGCTTGGTCAATTtcaagaaaagaaggaggatTGGTGGCCCAAGAGTATGTACAACATTGCAACGGAGATACGGAAACATGTGTAA
- a CDS encoding AB hydrolase-1 domain-containing protein translates to MRNLTQSLSRVIRKPHLPMINQRFPSSLRSLSTGASSTAAGETLILPSGRKLGYHTSGPGTGTPIMYIHGHPDSGITITGPLESRIAQDLNIRWIGPDRPGVGLSTRYDSQQVLDYPADIDALAKHLDLPRYYIIGTSGGTGFTLACAKDLGPSKLKGVGICAGIGPLECGFDTMVEAQRKALEAWRDYPAEFKEYYESEYVPLAQQEDMTALTTRLRGEFEASFTGRDLEFMMQESVLKMSVSSLRQAWIQGAWAHAKGMELHWRPWGFKLEDVVFPSIKLWYGGRDKSTTPAMGKYMADRLEGSVYKEFPEDSHYTIWRDGNLEEMIRDLLEE, encoded by the coding sequence ATGCGAAACCTTACTCAAAGCCTGTCCCGGGTGATCCGGAAACCACATCTGCCCATGATTAACCAACGCTTCCCAAGCTCATTGAGAAGTCTCAGCACTGGAGCCTCATCTACGGCCGCTGGTGAGACCCTCATTCTCCCCTCAGGGCGCAAACTCGGCTACCATACATCCGGCCCTGGCACCGGAACGCCAATCATGTACATTCACGGGCATCCCGACTCGGGAATCACCATCACCGGGCCACTTGAATCTCGCATCGCCCAGGATCTTAATATCCGATGGATCGGCCCGGACCGCCCAGGAGTAGGCCTCTCAACACGATACGATTCTCAACAGGTTCTCGACTATCCTGCCGACATCGACGCTCTCGCCAAGCACCTGGATCTTCCCCGCTATTACATCATTGGCACAAGCGGAGGGACAGGTTTCACGCTGGCATGCGCAAAAGATCTTGGGCCGTCAAAGTTGAAGGGTGTTGGCATCTGCGCGGGCATTGGGCCTTTAGAATGTGGATTTGACACCATGGTTGAAGCCCAACGAAAAGCTCTGGAGGCATGGCGAGATTATCCAGCCGAGTTCAAGGAATACTACGAATCAGAATACGTACCGCTTGCACAGCAAGAGGACATGACCGCGCTAACAACCCGGCTCCGCGGCGAGTTTGAAGCAAGTTTCACGGGAAGAGATCTTGAGTTCATGATGCAGGAAAGTGTGTTGAAAATGTCTGTCAGCTCTCTCCGTCAGGCGTGGATTCAAGGGGCTTGGGCACACGCCAAAGGCATGGAACTTCACTGGCGGCCTTGGGGGTTCAAGCTGGAGGATGTGGTATTTCCCTCCATCAAGCTTTGGTACGGCGGAAGAGATAAGAGTACGACGCCGGCGATGGGTAAATACATGGCTGATAGGTTAGAGGGATCCGTATACAAGGAGTTTCCAGAAGACAGCCACTACACCATATGGAGGGACGGAAATCTAGAGGAGATGATACGTGATTTATTAGAAGAGTAG
- a CDS encoding AP-endonuc-2 domain-containing protein, which yields MAHKPSICTMSLGRCFAGHSLPHKLDMAQKYGFQGIEVFYEDLVDFSKSFPGGGSPEDQIAAARAIHQLCAARNLTIICLQPFMHFGGLVDRDQHSKRIDELQLWFELVHALGTDLILFPSSFLSEDEVTDDMDLIVADFVEAAEMGLQQEPVVNFAYESLCWGTRTDTWESSWDLVQRVDRPNFGVCLDSYNILGRIYADPASPTGRTSDCEQATVDSIKRILSDIDITKVFLVQVADGERLATPLDTSHPFYNPEQPARMSWSRNARLFYGEPQYGGYLPCKQLLRAVIQGLGFEGWLSFEVFNRRLAEPDAAVPEEMARRAAESWVKMKAELGLRTEDEMQPRLQAML from the coding sequence atggcacACAAGCCCAGCATATGCACAATGTCCCTAGGACGCTGCTTCGCCGGCCACTCCCTCCCACACAAGCTCGACATGGCGCAAAAATACGGTTTCCAGGGCATCGAAGTCTTTTACGAGGACCTCGTAGACTTTTCAAAGTCATTTCCCGGCGGCGGCTCCCCCGAGGACCAGATCGCGGCCGCCCGTGCCATCCACCAGCTCTGCGCCGCCCGGAATCTGACCATCATCTGCCTCCAGCCGTTCATGCACTTTGGCGGCCTCGTCGACCGGGACCAGCATAGTAAGAGGATTGACGAATTGCAGCTTTGGTTTGAGCTGGTCCATGCTTTGGGGACCGACTTGATCTTATTTCCGAGCAGTTTCCTTTCTGAGGATGAGGTTACGGATGATATGGACTTGATCGTGGCGGATTTTGTCGAGGCGGCAGAGATGGGATTGCAGCAGGAGCCAGTCGTCAACTTTGCATACGAATCACTATGCTGGGGCACAAGAACTGATACTTGGGAATCGAGCTGGGATCTTGTCCAGCGTGTAGACCGACCCAACTTTGGCGTATGCCTCGACAGCTACAACATCCTCGGGAGAATCTACGCTGATCCCGCGTCACCAACCGGAAGGACATCCGACTGCGAACAAGCGACAGTCGACTCGATCAAGCGAATCCTCTCCGACATTGACATCACAAAAGTATTCCTCGTCCAAGTCGCAGACGGCGAACGTCTCGCCACTCCTCTAGACACATCCCACCCCTTCTACAACCCCGAGCAGCCCGCCCGGATGAGCTGGTCGCGCAACGCGCGCCTCTTTTATGGTGAACCCCAATACGGCGGCTACCTACCCTGCAAACAACTCCTCAGAGCCGTCATCCAAGGTCTCGGCTTTGAAGGGTGGCTGAGCTTTGAGGTGTTCAACAGGAGACTCGCAGAGCCGGATGCGGCGGTGCCGGAGGAGATGGCAAGGAGGGCGGCAGAGTCGTGGGTCAAGATGAAGGCGGAGCTTGGGTTACGGACGGAGGATGAGATGCAGCCGAGATTGCAGGCCATGCTATAA
- a CDS encoding Shikimate-dh-N domain-containing protein translates to MSVQEVSYPSGDSLASCEVSRLQRHGYLFGKKLTNSLSPFLHNVIYQDLGLRWGQVRLDSADIPSFLKLAQHPDFYGASVTMPNKVAIIPYLDELTEECRDVGACNTLFLREQDGRRIFCGANTDVIGIRDAFYQNIADPDGVFHEKPALVVGGGGAARSAIYALRKWMKVKAIYLVNRDESEVEAVIKDCAERGYGDDLVHVKTVSQAMDLESPGAIVACVPDFEPQTAEEILARRVTETFLEKERKGAILEMCYNPTPFTRLGALSEENGWQVILGTEALIWQGLEQDKYWTGRPIEELPREKVQLAIAEKVAHRAQESKL, encoded by the exons ATGTCTGTCCAAGAAGTGTCTTATCCCTCTGGGGACTCGCTCGCCTCGTGCGAAGTCTCGCGGCTTCAACGCCACGGATACCTCTTTGGGAAGAAGCTGACCAATTCCCTTTCACCCTTTCTTCACAATGTCATCTATCAAGATCTTGGCCTGCGATGGGGTCAGGTCCGACTCGACTCGGCGGATAttccctccttcttgaagcTTGCCCAACACCCCGACTTTTACG GCGCTTCGGTAACAATGCCCAACAAGGTCGCCATCATCCCTTACTTGGATGAGCTGACTGAAGAGTGCCGCGACGTCGGTGCCTGCAACACACTGTTCCTCCGGGAACAAGACGGCCGCCGCATCTTCTGCGGCGCCAACACCGACGTCATCGGCATTCGCGACGCCTTCTACCAAAATATCGCTGACCCAGACGGCGTCTTCCACGAGAAGCCCGCTCTCGtggtcggcggcggcggcgcagCCCGTAGCGCCATCTACGCCCTGCGCAAGTGGatgaaggtcaaggccatctACCTCGTCAACCGCGACGAGTCAGAGGTCGAAGCTGTCATCAAGGACTGTGCGGAGCGCGGCTACGGCGATGACCTTGTCCACGTGAAAACGGTCTCGCAGGCCATGGACCTGGAAAGCCCCGGCGCCATCGTGGCGTGCGTGCCAGACTTTGAGCCCCAAACAGCAGAGGAGATTCTCGCCCGACGGGTTACCGAGACATTTTTGGAAAAGGAGCGCAAGGGTGCCATTTTGGAGATGTGCTACAACCCTACGCCGTTTACGCGGTTGGGTGCGCTGTCCGAGGAGAATGGATGGCAGGTTATTCTTGGTACTGAGGCGTTGATCTGGCAGGGTCTGGAGCAGGATAAGTACTGGACTGGAAGGCCGATAGAGGAGCTTCCGAGGGAAAAGGTTCAGCTGGCTATTGCGGAAAAGGTTGCTCATAGGGCTCAGGAGTCGAAGCTGTGA